In the Candida orthopsilosis Co 90-125, chromosome 7 draft sequence genome, TATTGCACCAGGTACCGTGATTACTGCTGATAACATTTTGACACCAGGTGCCCCAGAGTACGCAAAGTATGTCAGGTTGTCTCCCgaggagaagaaggagTACAATGAGAAGAATCCCAACCCcaatggtgatgaatttttgGGCAGGTGGAATATCTTGTACGACACTGATACAATCAAAGTAGAGTACCCCAATGGCCACGTTGATGCTGTCGAGATTACCAAGTGTACTGATTACCTCTCTGGGTAAGTGTATAGTTTATGATGAATTTTATGTAGTTGCCTAAAACTTCAATGTAgaagatcaaaaagaagaaaaatgaaacaacGCAAAACCACTCTGTCAACAAACATCATTAAAAATGACTGACTTAACACCGGTATTCAACCAATGTGTAAACATTGTTCAGTCTGAAATCAAGCCCCAAAAGCATCCACAATCCAAAGAACAACCATTATATCTAATCAAAGACAGCTTCAATAAAGAATGTATTGaattttaccaaattttAAGCAATCTAAGTCATTTCATCACAGAAATCAAGGCGGAGTACCTTGCTGTATCTGACAATGCATCTAACTCAGTATCTAAAGACAAGATTGATGAACAATTCAATACCAGAGTTCAACAATGCTTCAAGAAGATAGGGGCGTTAGAAACATATGAGACGAAAAGGAAACAAATGATTAAGGCAACGCTACAGAAACGATGGTTTTTCCAAGATGGCAATGAACAAGACCTCTATTTTGAAACTGAGGCTAGTCATAGACATCAAGTGTTACGATTCTTGATGGAATCATTAGTCAACTTATCCAAAACCTATGAAAAAATGCAACGCAAACGAATCCAACGTGAAAAACAACTAAATTCAttaaactttcaaaatatcaatgatgatCTAGAGAAAGATTTGGATAACTCAAAAATGTTCACTAGCTTGGATCGAATACAACAAGATATAGAAAAAGAGGAGGAAACACCACAATTCGAAATGAGTCAGgaacaaattcaagaattggaatcagaaaacaaagaattactcaatttgaaaacagcTCAATTGAACCAGGTTGATAACATACAACAATCCATTCTTGACATTGTAAATATCCAAAACGAATTAAGCTTTAAATTGCAAGAGCAAGGAGATCAAATCGATAATTTGATGGACACCCATTCACAAGTCGAGTTGGAAGTCAAAGAGGGTAACCGAACATTGAATAAGgcaacaagaagaaacaaaagaggAACCAATTACTTGGTTACTATTTGTATCCTATTGGGTTGTCTTTTGGTCATTGTAGATTTTTTAAAGTTTATATAGAAcgaaattttttttgctaGCATCGTTCGCTTAGTCCATTTACTCCACTGAACGATGTATTAGTGGCTACTCAATCTAATTTCAGTTACTTTTCCTGCCCCTATTGTGAGCCCTTCTCTACGAAGAACTATTCTGCCCAATTTTGCATTGTCCTCGTAGGTAGTCAATGGTAATGACGCACCGCCATCAACCTCAATTTCGacaattgcattttgttttgaagtCAAGTGTAAAAgcctctttttcttcttcttggtCGAGTCTgtgatttcaataatatTGGTAATTCTGGCAGGGACTTGACTGCTGTTTCTGAATAATATAAATGGCATACCTACCAAAAGTGGTTTGTCTatattgaacaagttaACAGATGCAATGAATTTTTTCACAGTTTTAATCGATGATTGTACCTTTGACACAACATCTCCAATACGTACAATATCTGCTGAGTCATTAGACACCTGACTACTtttgaacaacaaagtAGCCAATTGACCaccaattgcaaaatcaactgTTTGTTGAGATACTAGTATGGACAGTACTTGCAACCTCTCTCCACTTGGGTGGAACACAACAGTCTCTCTTGTCTGTATAAACCCGCTGTTTATCTTACCAAtcactttcaaatcaccTTTATCTTTATAGACGTCATGAACCGAGAGATAGAATGGCTCTTGGGATATATTCGTTTCACTGATTGTTGCCAATGGaacattttcaatgtaTTGTGCTAATGTGGGACCTGTGTACCATTTGAAAGGCTCAATAGATTGGTCCCTCTTTACCACATTATTGCCAGTTAGTCCCGAAATCggaacaaaatcaatttgctCTGGTTTGAAATCCACACCCAGGCTAGTCAAAAACTCCAACATTTGGGTCTTTATTGTTTCGAATCTATTTTCACTCCAATTCTCCTTATCCATCTtatttacaacaacacaaatcttttcaattccCAAGTTCTTGGCTAATATTGTGTGTTCTTTCGTTTGTCCATCTAAAGCAAATCCTGCCTCAAACTCACCAGTTATCGAATCGATTACCAATAAGGCAAAGTCTGCATTGGAAACACCGCCTATCAATTGTGGAACAAAATCTCTGTGACCAGGAGCATCAATGGCAGTGAATTTAGTactttcaacttcaaaatcagtAGCACAGATGTCTACAGTAACTCCATGACttctctcttcttctgtCTGGTCCATAATCCATGCCAAAGCAAAAGAACCTTTACCTATTTTCTCACTCTCTTTAACTAGTTTGTTGACTGTTTTGGCGTCGACTATACCATAATCGAACAATAGTCTTCCCATAAGTGTTGACTTTCCTGCATCGACATGGCCAATAACGACAAAGGATTTGTGAGGTTTGCTGAATTGCGGGTTACTCGTTAATTCTTTGTCAATGTCAACCTTCTTTAACGGTTTGGTTTCTTTAACTTTACTTGCGCTTTTCTCCTTTGGTGCTTCGTCAATCTTCAAGTTTCCAACCCCTTCGAATGCTTGTTTCTGTGCATTTAGAATCTCGTCATCAGGTGATGGCTTGTTGAAGTTATTTTGCACCTTCGTGATTTTTTCTACAGGGACATCAATGTTAGTAATAGGTTGGAAAATGGTATCATTCAATCGTCTTCGTTTAAATTCATCTTGGGCATCGCTGGCTCTCCCTTGAAACCAGAATATGGATATATCATCGTTTGGAGTTCTTGAAATGATGGAGTCATCTAATGCAATGGTAAGCGAAATTGGTGATTCTGAAAGATCGTGTTGAGCAAGTAATGTGCCTGTCGGTATGATTTCTGAAGGCGGTGTTTCGGTCCTTCCATGTTTTTTCCTTAGTATGGTTGGAGTCGGCAGCCTTGTTGATCCTTCTTTCAGGTTTGACGTGTTAGATGTAAATTGGTCCAAGATCGAACTTGATGATTGTCCCGATCTTGCTTTCGCTAATCGCGACAACTTTGATGTCACTTGAGAAGGAGCCTCCTTCGGCGATGGAGCTTCATCCAGAATATGTGTCGATTGCTTTTCTCTTTGCTGAGCTCGTAGTTTGGCCAATTGTGCTAATTTCGACATGTTTGACTAATAGATCCTATGGTTGAAAAGTATAGCCTGccattatttttttctctcgTTGCCATTGCTTTTGTAGAAGACGATGGAATGTTAgtacaatatcaaatacatACTCTTAAAATTGGACTTTagttcttcaattgatggcTCTAGTTCAAAGTAGTTGAAGTAGAGAGCTTCTTTCAATGCTAATTCCGGTATGTCGTCATTAAAAGACTTCAACTTTGCTTTCAATTGGGGCAATAGTTCATGTAGTAATTCGTATTCTTCATTCGTTAATTTATCTTCCTCAAATTGGTCTAGCTCGTCTTGCGAGTTGTAGTCtaattcatcttcatcgtaATCCATCTctatgtgtgtgtgttgAGAAGACTCTCTTGGAGTTGGTTCTTGATAAAGTTTTGTTTAATCAGTTGCACATTTGATTGAGAATTTTTCACGACATTAAAGTGAGATTGCGACAAGCgaaaacaacaaccttTGATATAAAATTAAACATTATACATAGAATATATATCAATCGAAAGTAGCACTTTGTATCCAAATCAACTAAGGGAGCAATCTCAATTAAAATCTTACCATTATTCAAACACCTGAGTTTATCGCCAAACTCCTGAATAAAATATTGGGAGTCTTCGGTTGATAGGTTCTCGTTTCCGAATGATCATTTGGCTTTAGAGTTGCATGGAACACAATGCTCAATGGAATGTTACCTAACACATCTGTGTCATAATTTGATGTATTACATCTCAGTTGTGCTATCTCTAATTGATCGTCACTTATCGGTAGTCCATGTAGTGGACCCAAAGCTTTTCCCGTGCTTTTAAAATAGCAGTCCAAGAACCCAGCCATAGCTAAAGCGGTATTGAACTCACTTTCTAGTGGGGGCGGTAAGTCTATACAATTGTTCACTATAAGGTATTTTTTAATAAAGGCAACCACTGTTTCAACTGCAGTCAATTTTCCTGTTGACAACTTGGTCACTAATACATTTGGCGGTAGCACGGTAATATTGAATTCCTTCTCGTTTATCAACGACTCATTCAAGTATTTGTCATCGATCAAGTACTCACgaaactttttcaaatccattTCAAGTATTTTTGTGTGGTATTGTGGTGCAAACAATGACGTTCAGTCTGTGTTATCAGAAACTGAAACACCTTGGATTGCACTTTTTGATCTGTGTTGGGGTATTTATATATTCAAGGGTTTGCTTGATTCTATATAGGTAATTAGATGTCACCTTGTGCAACCGTTTATCTTAGGTTTTGTACTATGTAACTAATTTTTGGTGTAGGGCGGGCTGCTAAATCTATAATTCCCCGTATATCAATTATAAACGTTGCATATTTTATTCCAAGACTTTttgcaaaagcaaaagaaactGCAAAACAACATGTCATTACATAAACGGTTAGCtcattacacaaaaggTGTTGCATATGGTCAAGcttgatgcaaaattttttctcttAAGTATTCATCTTTATTCCCCGGACTTGTTTGTAGTTATTTGCTAGTTCAAAATTACAAGAAAAGTCTCGGGGAGTATCCAAATTTAAGGCGTTTGTATTTCCTTTTGGTTGTTAATGTATATGGGCGTTGGAGTGACGTCTGAGGTTGACAAAAAGTATCGCT is a window encoding:
- a CDS encoding Ufe1 protein (similar to S. cerevisiae Ufe1p, an ER t-SNARE mediating retrograde traffic), encoding MTDLTPVFNQCVNIVQSEIKPQKHPQSKEQPLYLIKDSFNKECIEFYQILSNLSHFITEIKAEYLAVSDNASNSVSKDKIDEQFNTRVQQCFKKIGALETYETKRKQMIKATLQKRWFFQDGNEQDLYFETEASHRHQVLRFLMESLVNLSKTYEKMQRKRIQREKQLNSLNFQNINDDLEKDLDNSKMFTSLDRIQQDIEKEEETPQFEMSQEQIQELESENKELLNLKTAQLNQVDNIQQSILDIVNIQNELSFKLQEQGDQIDNLMDTHSQVELEVKEGNRTLNKATRRNKRGTNYLVTICILLGCLLVIVDFLKFI
- a CDS encoding Hbs1 protein (S. cerevisiae homolog HBS1 has role rRNA decay, nuclear-transcribed mRNA catabolic process, no-go decay, translation and localizes to cytoplasm); this translates as MDYDEDELDYNSQDELDQFEEDKLTNEEYELLHELLPQLKAKLKSFNDDIPELALKEALYFNYFELEPSIEELKSNFKKKITKVQNNFNKPSPDDEILNAQKQAFEGVGNLKIDEAPKEKSASKVKETKPLKKVDIDKELTSNPQFSKPHKSFVVIGHVDAGKSTLMGRLLFDYGIVDAKTVNKLVKESEKIGKGSFALAWIMDQTEEERSHGVTVDICATDFEVESTKFTAIDAPGHRDFVPQLIGGVSNADFALLVIDSITGEFEAGFALDGQTKEHTILAKNLGIEKICVVVNKMDKENWSENRFETIKTQMLEFLTSSGVDFKPEQIDFVPISGLTGNNVVKRDQSIEPFKWYTGPTLAQYIENVPLATISETNISQEPFYLSVHDVYKDKGDLKVIGKINSGFIQTRETVVFHPSGERLQVSSILVSQQTVDFAIGGQLATLLFKSSQVSNDSADIVRIGDVVSKVQSSIKTVKKFIASVNLFNIDKPLLVGMPFILFRNSSQVPARITNIIEITDSTKKKKKRLLHLTSKQNAIVEIEVDGGASLPLTTYEDNAKLGRIVLRREGLTIGAGKVTEIRLSSH